One Lutzomyia longipalpis isolate SR_M1_2022 chromosome 4, ASM2433408v1 DNA segment encodes these proteins:
- the LOC129796022 gene encoding uncharacterized protein LOC129796022 has translation MMAPDKSLVSLRREQRHIKRRLTSAENSASDDNLSLSECHLLVDELQELRQMGSHVQNQILDLVAGNAKEMREEEDFEATFVETCDVIIHQMRLRILQANEHSHKRTEGSEFQNDIARALTQQTEMMATQRDILQGIAQMQMDVKPAMPPSGVRTKLPQLELPKFDGKYSDWPTFFDAFKATIHENKELSKNQKMQYLKLALSGSAADAVKHMKITDENYEVLWTDLQARYGKKVHIVNEYIDKFLSQKKVDDGSVASLRGVTQNYVGIVTELRNMGADSEYFQLDAWLIFLMKQKMDAETKKAWEESRDSNTFASIDEWFQFLEKRIDAMERWSDSKPTTAAAKKPIKEKVGVKTHHTEAVSCVKCSQSGHHLYKCDQFKAMTCADKRSFVAEKKICFNCLRPGHTAKNCTSKSTCRTCNKHHHTMLHMEEPQQQPPPGPSTNPSPNPTTNPTPSTNAAPVVSHHCTVSKRALLPTALVNVVDKFGQQQQCRILIDSGGECTLMSEACAQRLKLPRRQAHIQVNGPAQTTVGYTRGSVSLKLQSMHHPGESIDVNALVLSNLTSNLPSKRILNTNDWKHIHSLRLADPQFDVPGPIDIILGVEYAEDIKLPNIIKGEQGTPVAQETIFGWILGGKLWGDCESVTSFHTTCNLDNMLERFWEVEEVNSKNPILTKEEEFCEEHFARNVKRDESGRYEVSLPLKESPDLLGDSKSTALARLKMMERKFVRNPEFRAQYVEFMRDYEARHHMELVPRAQEVSLSPTYTIPHMAVLRPSSTTTKLRVVFDASAPTQPGNYSLNDILAVGPTIQDDLLSIVLRFRTYKIVFTADVEKMYRQIGIVPKDRDLLQIFWRDDVTQPIRTYRLTTVTYGTASAPYLATRVLKQMALDNAEKYPEASKAILKGFYMDDLLFGANDIESALKLQAEIQQILESGGFPLRKWASNSPELMRNIPAELRALSEDEVTSNSKAISTLGLLWKTGPDTISLAVEPLATAKTKRELCAAAAKVFDPMGIMAPVTITLKMMFQRLWLTKQDWNDPLPDDVQNEFLLIQQEFHLLADVVVDRRIHLANSKIVLHGFADASEKGYGAVLYAVSQDDPNKLPILLAAKSKVAPLKSTSIPRLELCAAVLLSRLFKKVATAFDEYQLTIFAWSDSTTVLQWLQQHPSKWKVYVANRTSEILEVIPNTAWRYVPTQDNPADCLSRGLTPSELINHHLWWHGPEWLTKDDTQWPKNLVIPKTATGEEKATVVQNLLTQKDDFNIFERYSSASKLIRVVAYIRRWRSLKTLRESSSVVLSVQELQGATTCLVKLVQGECFSEEIKCIKRDKLVDRGSKLYKLLPFIDDEGVLRVMGRIHNAKLQYKARHPAVLPGKHRFTKLLIERAHITHLHAGPSLCQAIMRRQYWIIRERESVRSVTRSCIICFRAKPKLEEPMMGSLPAMRVQKQRAFKKTGCDFAGPFHVKESKLRKARVTKAYICLFICMATKAIHLEAVSEMTTEAFLAALRRFRARRGFPTDLYCDNGTNFVGAVESADKKDRPKELQKHQHSVIKFMSEVGTQVHFIPPYSPTFGGLWEKGIGGTKYHLKRVLGDTVLTFEELSTVLAEIEAVLNSRPLCPLSADPDNMDPITPAHLMGLEEPLIFPPEQDLLDQRPNSLSRLDLCRRMGQDFWNKWHAEYITSLQQRSKWNKQSENLKIGDLCLIKGDNLKSGEWKLGRVTDVVVGSEGVVRKVTLKTEKGVTSRHANKLAKLPLE, from the coding sequence ATGATGGCTCCTGACAAATCCCTGGTTTCTCTGAGGCGTGAGCAGCGTCACATCAAGCGTAGGCTCACCTCAGCAGAAAATAGCGCCTCTGATGACAATCTCTCCCTCTCCGAATGCCATCTTCTCGTGGACGAATTGCAGGAATTGCGTCAAATGGGAAGTCATGTGCAAAATCAGATTTTGGACCTTGTCGCAGGCAATGCCAAGGAAATGCGAGAGGAAGAGGACTTCGAGGCCACTTTCGTGGAAACTTGTGACGTGATCATTCATCAAATGAGATTGAGAATTCTTCAGGCTAATGAGCATAGCCACAAACGTACCGAGGGTTCTGAATTCCAAAATGACATCGCTCGCGCTTTGACACAACAAACCGAGATGATGGCCACACAGCGTGACATCCTGCAGGGAATTGCACAGATGCAAATGGACGTGAAGCCTGCAATGCCACCATCTGGAGTCAGAACAAAGCTCCCACAGCTGGAGCTACCAAAGTTTGACGGAAAGTACTCGGATTGGCCTACCTTTTTCGATGCTTTCAAAGCAACCATCCATGAGAATAAGGAACTGTCCAAGAATCAAAAGATGCAGTACCTTAAACTTGCACTATCGGGCAGCGCTGCTGATGCTGTAAAACATATGAAGATCACAGATGAGAATTACGAAGTCCTGTGGACCGACCTTCAGGCACGCTATGGGAAGAAAGTGCATATAGTCAACGAATACATCGACAAATTCCTCAGCCAAAAGAAAGTGGATGATGGCTCCGTGGCTTCACTCAGGGGAGTCACTCAAAATTACGTGGGAATAGTCACCGAGTTGAGGAATATGGGAGCTGATTCGGAGTATTTCCAACTGGATGCTTGGCTCATATTTCTGATGAAGCAAAAGATGGACGCAGAGACTAAGAAAGCTTGGGAGGAAAGCAGGGATTCGAATACGTTTGCCTCAATTGACGAGTGGTTTCAGTTCCTGGAGAAGCGAATTGATGCCATGGAACGATGGAGTGACAGCAAACCAACTACAGCTGCAGCCAAGAAGCCAATCAAGGAAAAAGTTGGTGTCAAAACGCATCATACAGAGGCTGTCTCTTGTGTCAAGTGCAGCCAATCTGGGCACCATCTGTACAAGTGCGATCAATTCAAAGCAATGACCTGCGCAGATAAACGTTCATTTGTGGCAGAGAAGAAGATCTGTTTCAATTGTCTGCGTCCAGGCCACACGGCGAAGAATTGTACTTCAAAGTCTACCTGTAGGACTTGCAACAAGCATCACCATACAATGCTACACATGGAGGAGCCTCAGCAGCAGCCTCCACCTGGGCCTAGTACAAATCCTAGCCCAAATCCAACTACAAATCCAACTCCGAGTACAAATGCAGCTCCAGTGGTGTCTCATCATTGCACTGTGAGCAAGCGAGCACTGCTCCCCACAGCTCTGGTGAATGTTGTGGACAAATTCGGCCAACAGCAACAGTGCAGAATCCTCATTGACAGTGGCGGTGAATGCACTTTGATGTCGGAAGCCTGTGCTCAAAGGCTGAAACTACCCCGACGGCAGGCACACATTCAAGTCAATGGCCCTGCACAAACAACAGTGGGATACACTCGAGGTTCAGTTTCGCTCAAACTGCAATCAATGCATCACCCGGGGGAGAGCATTGATGTCAATGCTCTCGTGTTGAGCAATCTCACCTCGAATCTACCTTCAAAGCGCATCTTGAACACAAATGACTGGAAGCATATTCATTCCCTGCGTCTGGCAGATCCGCAATTTGATGTCCCAGGTCCGATAGACATCATCTTGGGAGTCGAGTATGCTGAAGACATCAAGCTCCCAAACATCATCAAAGGTGAACAAGGCACTCCTGTGGCTCAGGAAACTATCTTTGGCTGGATTTTGGGAGGCAAACTCTGGGGCGATTGTGAGAGTGTCACATCATTTCACACTACTTGCAATCTGGACAACATGCTTGAAAGGTTTTGGGAAGTCGAGGAAGTGAACTCAAAGAATCCAATACTCACCAAGGAGGAGGAATTTTGTGAGGAGCACTTCGCTCGGAATGTGAAACGAGACGAGTCAGGAAGATACGAAGTCAGCCTGCCACTCAAAGAATCTCCAGACTTGCTGGGTGATTCAAAATCTACGGCTCTAGCACGCCTCAAAATGATGGAACGTAAGTTTGTGCGAAATCCGGAATTCCGTGCACAATATGTGGAGTTTATGAGAGACTACGAAGCACGACATCACATGGAGCTGGTGCCTCGTGCACAGGAAGTGAGTCTTTCTCCAACTTACACGATTCCCCACATGGCGGTGTTGAGACCATCCAGCACTACAACGAAGCTCCGGGTGGTATTTGATGCCTCAGCCCCTACCCAACCTGGAAATTACTCTCTCAATGACATCCTCGCTGTGGGACCTACCATACAGGATGATTTGCTTTCTATTGTGCTTCGTTTTCGAACATATAAGATCGTTTTTACCGCGGATGTAGAAAAAATGTACCGGCAGATAGGCATTGTGCCGAAGGATAGAGATCTTCTGCAAATCTTCTGGCGTGATGATGTAACTCAGCCCATCCGGACGTACAGACTCACTACAGTCACGTATGGAACAGCTAGCGCTCCCTATCTGGCCACTCGTGTACTCAAACAGATGGCGCTTGACAACGCTGAGAAATACCCAGAAGCGTCCAAGGCAATTCTCAAGGGATTCTACATGGACGATCTACTTTTTGGGGCGAACGACATAGAATCAGCACTGAAACTGCAAGctgaaattcaacaaattttgGAGTCCGGAGGGTTTCCTCTGCGAAAATGGGCCTCCAACTCACCTGAATTGATGCGGAACATTCCAGCAGAGCTGCGTGCTCTCTCCGAAGACGAAGTGACTTCAAATTCAAAGGCAATTTCCACCTTGGGACTACTGTGGAAAACCGGCCCAGACACAATCTCTCTTGCTGTCGAACCACTAGCCACAGCAAAGACAAAGAGAGAGCTGTGTGCTGCTGCCGCAAAAGTGTTTGATCCAATGGGTATTATGGCTCCAGTCACAATTACACTGAAAATGATGTTTCAACGATTGTGGCTTACGAAACAGGACTGGAATGATCCCCTCCCGGATGACGTACAGAATGAGTTCTTGCTCATCCAACAGGAATTCCATCTGCTAGCGGACGTGGTTGTCGACAGGCGCATTCACTTAGCAAACTCAAAAATTGTTCTACACGGATTCGCTGATGCATCGGAGAAGGGATACGGTGCTGTGTTGTATGCAGTTTCTCAGGATGATCCAAACAAACTCCCAATTCTCCTCGCAGCGAAATCAAAGGTAGCTCCGCTTAAGTCAACATCGATTCCCCGCCTCGAGCTCTGCGCCGCAGTTCTCTTGAGTCGACTGTTCAAGAAAGTGGCTACCGCATTTGATGAATATCAGCTGACTATCTTTGCATGGTCAGATTCTACAACTGTGTTGCAATGGCTCCAGCAGCACCCGAGCAAATGGAAGGTTTACGTGGCCAATCGAACATCCGAGATTCTCGAGGTCATCCCAAACACAGCTTGGCGCTATGTGCCAACACAGGACAATCCTGCTGATTGCCTATCTCGTGGTTTGACTCCCAGCGAGCTCATCAATCACCATCTTTGGTGGCACGGGCCAGAATGGCTCACAAAGGATGACACTCAATGGCCCAAAAATCTTGTGATTCCGAAGACAGCAACTGGAGAGGAGAAGGCAACTGTTGTGCAAAACCTTCTCACTCAAAAGGATGATTTCAACATTTTCGAGAGATACTCTTCAGCTTCAAAATTGATTCGAGTAGTAGCATACATCCGGCGCTGGCGAAGTTTGAAGACATTGCGTGAATCATCTTCAGTAGTGCTTTCCGTGCAGGAACTTCAAGGTGCTACCACATGCCTTGTGAAATTAGTACAGGGTGAGTGCTTCAGTGAAGAAATCAAGTGCATCAAACGTGACAAACTAGTGGATCGTGGTAGCAAGCTTTACAAACTTTTGCCTTTCATTGATGACGAAGGAGTGCTCAGAGTGATGGGCAGAATTCACAACGCAAAGCTGCAATACAAAGCACGTCATCCGGCGGTGCTTCCTGGCAAACATCGCTTTACCAAATTACTCATTGAAAGGGCGCACATTACGCATCTACATGCTGGACCTTCATTGTGCCAAGCCATTATGAGGCGCCAGTATTGGATCATCCGGGAACGAGAAAGTGTGCGAAGTGTGACTCGTTCGTGCATCATTTGCTTCCGCGCAAAGCCCAAACTTGAGGAACCAATGATGGGCAGCCTTCCTGCAATGCGTGTACAAAAGCAGAGAGCATTCAAGAAGACAGGATGTGATTTCGCGGGACCCTTTCACGTGAAGGAAAGCAAACTACGTAAAGCTCGTGTGACAAAAGCATACATTTGCCTATTTATATGTATGGCTACAAAGGCGATTCATCTCGAGGCGGTAAGTGAAATGACAACAGAAGCTTTTTTGGCAGCTTTGCGTAGGTTTCGTGCACGGCGAGGCTTCCCTACTGATCTCTATTGTGACAACGGTACTAACTTTGTTGGTGCCGTGGAATCTGCTGACAAGAAAGATCGTCCCAAAGAACTACAGAAGCATCAACACAGTGTGATCAAGTTCATGTCAGAAGTTGGGACTCAAGTACACTTCATCCCGCCGTATTCTCCGACGTTCGGTGGCTTGTGGGAAAAAGGAATTGGTGGGACGAAATATCACTTGAAGCGTGTGCTAGGAGACACGGTTCTTACTTTCGAAGAGCTATCTACAGTATTGGCGGAAATAGAGGCTGTGCTGAATTCCCGTCCATTGTGCCCTCTATCGGCGGATCCTGACAATATGGATCCAATCACTCCAGCTCATCTTATGGGACTTGAAGAGCCTCTGATTTTCCCACCGGAACAAGATCTGCTGGATCAACGGCCAAATTCTCTCAGTCGCCTCGACCTCTGTCGGCGCATGGggcaggatttttggaacaagTGGCACGCAGAGTACATCACGAGTCTTCAGCAAAGGTCGAAATGGAACAAACAATCTGAGAACCTGAAGATTGGAGATCTTTGCCTCATCAAGGGAGACAACTTGAAGTCTGGAGAGTGGAAGTTGGGACGCGTGACAGACGTAGTAGTAGGTAGTGAAGGAGTCGTTAGAAAGGTCACGCTCAAAACCGAAAAGGGAGTAACATCCCGCCATGCAAACAAGCTAGCTAAGCTACCATTGGAGTGA